The DNA region GCATAGCGTACCTGTAGCTTTGGACTCTAGAGCATGTAATAACAGTGAGTAGGTGATAATCAAGTCTTTGGAACAACAAATACTATAGTCCAATGGTGTGTTTACCCAGCGGCGCAGCCTTGATCTATCGGGATCAAGACCTCTAGCTCCCTGATTGAGCGGTTTGTGTTTAGCTGCTATCAGCCTCACTCACACCCTACCAAGTCCGACTCCTTTAACATCGGGCAGTCGCCAGCCATGAATTTTTAGGGGGGCATACAACAAATTTACCTCCGCAACATGCCGTTATGGGCTCCGAAAACCCCGAGGAAACAACAATCGGCATtgccgccctcctcttcgccgtcGTTCAGACCATTGCTGCGCTCGCCCAGTACATCTCCGTTAGCAGTCGATGCAGCAGACGTGTGAGCGGCGTGTTTGACCTCACAGCAGGCTTTTGGTTCCACCTTTCCTCGCTGTCGTGGAATCCGCAATATCGAATGTCGGTGCTCACCATGCCGGGGTTGCGGTCTGAGCCAGTGGTAACCATGGAGAGAGACCCCTCCAACGCCGAGTTCAGGCCTGGGAAGAACtacgacaagaagagaaactAATATCCCGACTATGGCGTCCTGCGCGTGGTAGCGGGGAGTGATGGGTCCAAGGTTCACAGGGAAGTCAGCATTTTACCGACAGTTCTTCGGGGTGTTTTTGCTGTGGTGTGGACTCCAATTGGGATCGCTCTCTCTTCCATCACTCTAGTCTTTTGCTGCCCACCGGCGTTTGCGTGCAGTTGCGCGTGCACAGGGTGCTGTTGCATGGGTCGgcctgaggaggaagaggaagaacaaGATAAACGAGACAGATTTGACTGGTGCCGTCGGAAAAGGTCACGGGAGATATGCCTCGACTTGCTGACTCCTTTGACGTTTGCATGGAAATGGGCCATCAAGTACAAGTCCGTCATGGGAGTTCACCTGGTCTGGAGGCCGCCGCGTGGTCTCAGTTTCTTGTCAATTACCAGGCTATTTGGTGGGGACACGCCAACATCAGGTGGGAGTGGCGGTTGGCAACGATGATTCCGTCGGATATCCACGGCACTACTATCGAGACGACCATGGCTGATGTGAAGCTGTTGGCCGCACTGTCAGGAATGTCGTTTTCAAGCTCACCAGGTGTGATAGCGCGGATGAAATGTGGGGAGATGCTCACCAAGTCTCAGCACATGGTTCTTGGGGCAGTGGTGTACTACCGTTCAGGAAGGGAGAATATCGCGCCCAAAATTACCGTGAAGGTCCTGTGCAAATCCTCCACATGGCTGCACTGTCTGCTGGAGATGCAAAACCACCTCACGGCCGCCCGCCCATTTCCATCAACTCCAACCGATGATAGTAAACAACATaaaatcaccaccctcctgtCCAGACCCCGAACGGAATACGGcgcccaaccccccttctccctcggcAATCTCAGTTTCttttccacaaccctctTCACCCACCCCTGGAAACACAACCTCTCCTCTGGCCCAccccccgccctctccttgCAAGCAGAACTGAAACTTACCCCCCTGTCGTTTCTGGTTCTCAATCAAGACATGAAGTGTTGACACCGGGGCATTGGAGTCTGAAGCCTGGGGCAAAAGTGGTGAAATCCACCAGG from Podospora pseudocomata strain CBS 415.72m chromosome 3, whole genome shotgun sequence includes:
- a CDS encoding hypothetical protein (EggNog:ENOG50; COG:S), which translates into the protein MGSENPEETTIGIAALLFAVVQTIAALAQYISVSSRCSRRVSGVFDLTAGFWFHLSSLSWNPQYRMSVLTMPGLRSEPVVTMERDPSNAEFRPGKNYDKKRN
- a CDS encoding hypothetical protein (EggNog:ENOG50; COG:S), giving the protein MGHQVQVRHGSSPGLEAAAWSQFLVNYQAIWWGHANIRWEWRLATMIPSDIHGTTIETTMADVKLLAALSGMSFSSSPGVIARMKCGEMLTKSQHMVLGAVVYYRSGRENIAPKITVKVLCKSSTWLHCLLEMQNHLTAARPFPSTPTDDSKQHKITTLLSRPRTEYGAQPPFSLGNLSFFSTTLFTHPWKHNLSSGPPPALSLQAELKLTPLSFLVLNQDMKC